The sequence below is a genomic window from Myxosarcina sp. GI1.
TTTTTTGGGGCAAATGCGAGCGCAAGCTTCACAACCGATACATTTGTCGGGATTAACAACGGTCATTACTTGGCGTTCGATATCGTCGTCATCATCCTCATCGATAAATTCGCCAAATTCATTCATTGGCTGTAGCATCAAAACACCACGTCCGCAGACTTTAAAACATCTACCACAACCCAGGCAAGTGTCTTTGTTAATTTCTTTGACGAATTGGGGTTCCCAGGTTAAGCCGCCTTGAGTCAAACCAGTTAGTGTAGTCATGATTGTTCTCCTCTTAATTGTATTGAGATAATAAATATTTACGGAATCAATCGATTCTCGACAAACAGCGTGGAATAAACTTACAGCTTTCTAGCATTGAAAGTTTGAGGTAGCTTGGTGTCTTCTCCTAAATCTTTAAAAGACAACTGCCAACCGTTAGCCAAGGTCAAAACTTTGCCTTCTGGAGTAGCGGTTTGCTCTACTACTTCTTCTTCCAAATCTTTCTTGGGGACATAAACTGATAGATGTCCGAGGTCATTCTTGTGTAGCATTACTTTCATGATTTTTGATCGGGGGATAGTGGTTAATAGTTAGTAGATGTCGATCGCTTGTCGTTTGTAATTAAGAGCTACAGACAAACAACAAACGTCTAATGGTTGGGGATCAATCCCAATAACTCATCTGGGGTTAGACTGCGTTTTAACTCGACCGATAAATCGCGCACGGCATCGACAAGCGATCGCGTTTCCTCTAGACTTAGAGCGATGCCATATTGCTTTAACAGGTTAGTAATGAGATGTTTACCAGAGTGTTTGCCAATTACTAACTGGCGTTCGCGTCCTACTTCTTCAGGAGTAAAAGGTTCGTAGGTAGCAGGATTTTGCAGCACTCCATGTCCGTGTATACCAGACTCGTGTGCAAAGGCATTTTTACCGACAATCGCCTTCCAGGGTGGGACATCGCAGCCAGAGGCTTTGACGACAAATTCTGAGATTTCTCTAAATCTAGTGGTATCGATCCCCGTCTTGATGCCATAGATGCGTTTTAATGCCATGATTACTTCTTCTAAAGCAGCATTGCCCGCTCTTTCACCCAAACCATTGACGGTAGTATTGACCGAACTGGCTCCCGCTCTAATTCCCGCTAGGGCGTTAGCGGTTGCCATACCTAAATCGTTGTGGGTGTGCATCTCTACGGGAATGACTAACTTGTTTACTAACCGCTTTACTTTGCTATGGGTAGTCAGGGGATCGAGAATGCCTACCGTATCGCAAAAGCGAAAACGGGATGCTCCCCAATCTTGAGCGGCTAACGCCACATCGAGCAAAAAGCTTTCATCGGCGCGGGAAGAGTCTTCACCACCAACAGAAATATACAAACCGCGATCGCGAGCGTAACCAATTGTATCTCTCAGGCGATCGAAAACTAGCTTACAGTTGCCTTGAAACTTAACCGCAATCTGGATTTCCGATACGGGGACGGATATATGCACCCTTGATAAGCCACAAGCTAGAGAAGCATCGATGTCCGAACGAACGGCACGATTCCAGCCAGTCAGTAGGGTTTTCAAACCCAGGTTAACCATTTGAGTAATAGCTGCGGCTTCGGTGCTACCCATTGCAGGTATACCTACCTCAAGTTCTTGTACGCCAATAGCATCCATTATTGTGGCAAAAATAACTTTTTCGGCTGTGGTAAAAGCTACTCCTGCTGCTTGTTCGCCATCTCGTAAAGTCGTATCGTTAATTTGAATTGGTAGCATATCTAAACCTCAAGTTGCAATTTATGTGTCAACGACTATCGAGTTTCTAACCAATCAAAGATGCGATCTAATCCCGATCGCGACACTAAACCGTATTGCCAGAGCAGCATGGGAATGGGTGCGTTTAATTCTCGATGTTTTTGCACTATTAGAGTGATTTCCGCCGAGGATACTGACAACTCGTCTTGTAAAAACTGTCCTAATTCCGTGACTTCTAAGTTAAATTTCATGACCATTTGTCCTTGGTTAATGGTGGGGAAGAAGTTTGAAAAAAGTGTACTTCTTCAAACTTCTTCCTGCGACTAGCTACTTCTTGCCATTACCGACAAAGGCTATAGTTAGACTGTCGGTAGCGAGGAAGTGGTCGAGATGAAATGCTCTTTCTTCAGTTTCTAGTAAAATCTGCTCGTATAGATGACGAGTGGCGCGATCGCCTACGCTCTCAGCCTGTGCTGCCTGACGGCGAATTAGCTCGATAATTGCTTGTTCTGCTGCTAAGTCGTGTTCGATCATTTGGCGACAGTCAAAAATGCCGTCGTCTTCTGGTGTAAAGCAGCAAAGTTCGGCTAACTTGCTAAAGCTGGCGGCAGGAGTTCCTCCCAAGCCATTTAAGCGTTCGCCTATATCGTGAGCGTGTTCTTGTACGGCATCATAACTTTCTTGAAAATATTGATGGATCGAATAAAATTCCGAACCTTCAACGACAAAGTGATGCTTTTGGTATTGCAGATATAGACCTTGAAAGCTCGCCAGGGCAAAATTCAAGCCTTCACATACGGGAATGACGATCTCTTTGTCTAGACCAATAGGGTTATTGGCAACTTCACCAAAAGCTTGAACTACTAATGTTTGAGTCATGAGTTTGAGTTCCTAATTATTAGTTGTGGATAAAACTTGCGTTGACCAGCATCGCTCTAGCCAGTCGGTTAATTCATAGCGAGTGCTAGTGAATTGTTGTACGGTACTGCGGAGCAAAACGGCATCGATACAGCGATCGATCTCTACCCAGAGCGTGCCATCTTGGGGACACCAGCAGGAAATATTTAGTTCTTGCAGGCGACGATGAACGCTCCAGCGATCGCTACGGTCGATTTTAGCGACCTGACTGACAATGGTATCGGGAGAAGTGAATTTATACATGATTTTGTGGTTGGTAGTGGTTTAATTTCTGTATCTGTTGTTCCAAATTCTCGATGCGACTGAGTAAGGAACGAATGATGTTAGCTTCTGGATCGGGTAGTTTGCCATGTTCTAGAGGGCAACCACGTCCAGCACGGGAAACGATGCGTCCTGGAACTCCTACTACGGTGCAATCATTGGGTACGTCTCGCAAGACGATCGATCCCGCACCAACTCGAACGTTATTACCGATATTAATATTGCCTAAAACTTTTGCACCCGTACCGACGACAACATTTTGTCCGAGGGTCGGATGGCGTTTGCCTGTCTGTTTACCAGTTCCACCCAGGGTAACGTTTTGGTAAATCAAACAATAATCGCCGACGATGGCAGTTTCACCTATTACTACTCCCATCCCGTGATCGATAAATACTCCTTTACCAACACTTGCACCAGGATGAATTTCAATTCCCGTAAAAAATCTTCCCAAGTGAGATAAAAGACGTGGTAATAAGGGAACTTGTTTGTGCCATAGCCAGTTAGCTAATCGATGTAATGCTAGGGCATGAACGCCTGGGTAACAAACTAAGACCTCTAGCCAATTGTTCGCAGCGGGGTCGCGATCGAAAATAATCTCAAAATCTGTCCAGAGGCTTGCTAGCCAGGGAATGTTTGCCAACAATTTAATCGACTTGCTTTGTATTCTCTCTAGTTTTCTGT
It includes:
- the fdxB gene encoding ferredoxin III, nif-specific, with the protein product MTTLTGLTQGGLTWEPQFVKEINKDTCLGCGRCFKVCGRGVLMLQPMNEFGEFIDEDDDDDIERQVMTVVNPDKCIGCEACARICPKKCHTHAPASV
- the nifT gene encoding putative nitrogen fixation protein NifT, with translation MKVMLHKNDLGHLSVYVPKKDLEEEVVEQTATPEGKVLTLANGWQLSFKDLGEDTKLPQTFNARKL
- the nifV gene encoding homocitrate synthase; amino-acid sequence: MLPIQINDTTLRDGEQAAGVAFTTAEKVIFATIMDAIGVQELEVGIPAMGSTEAAAITQMVNLGLKTLLTGWNRAVRSDIDASLACGLSRVHISVPVSEIQIAVKFQGNCKLVFDRLRDTIGYARDRGLYISVGGEDSSRADESFLLDVALAAQDWGASRFRFCDTVGILDPLTTHSKVKRLVNKLVIPVEMHTHNDLGMATANALAGIRAGASSVNTTVNGLGERAGNAALEEVIMALKRIYGIKTGIDTTRFREISEFVVKASGCDVPPWKAIVGKNAFAHESGIHGHGVLQNPATYEPFTPEEVGRERQLVIGKHSGKHLITNLLKQYGIALSLEETRSLVDAVRDLSVELKRSLTPDELLGLIPNH
- a CDS encoding DUF2949 domain-containing protein codes for the protein MKFNLEVTELGQFLQDELSVSSAEITLIVQKHRELNAPIPMLLWQYGLVSRSGLDRIFDWLETR
- a CDS encoding Dps family protein, giving the protein MTQTLVVQAFGEVANNPIGLDKEIVIPVCEGLNFALASFQGLYLQYQKHHFVVEGSEFYSIHQYFQESYDAVQEHAHDIGERLNGLGGTPAASFSKLAELCCFTPEDDGIFDCRQMIEHDLAAEQAIIELIRRQAAQAESVGDRATRHLYEQILLETEERAFHLDHFLATDSLTIAFVGNGKK
- a CDS encoding Asr1405/Asl0597 family protein; protein product: MYKFTSPDTIVSQVAKIDRSDRWSVHRRLQELNISCWCPQDGTLWVEIDRCIDAVLLRSTVQQFTSTRYELTDWLERCWSTQVLSTTNN
- the cysE gene encoding serine O-acetyltransferase, yielding MQQPLTLNRKLERIQSKSIKLLANIPWLASLWTDFEIIFDRDPAANNWLEVLVCYPGVHALALHRLANWLWHKQVPLLPRLLSHLGRFFTGIEIHPGASVGKGVFIDHGMGVVIGETAIVGDYCLIYQNVTLGGTGKQTGKRHPTLGQNVVVGTGAKVLGNINIGNNVRVGAGSIVLRDVPNDCTVVGVPGRIVSRAGRGCPLEHGKLPDPEANIIRSLLSRIENLEQQIQKLNHYQPQNHV